A window of the Deferrivibrio essentukiensis genome harbors these coding sequences:
- the flgG gene encoding flagellar basal-body rod protein FlgG encodes MLRALWTAASGMTTQQINIDNIANNLANVNNAGFKKSRVNFQDLLYQELRPAGAITATGISHPTGIQIGLGSNVVATEKIFSQGNFQQTGNMLDIAIEGDGFFQVTLPDGNIGYTRAGSFKLNSDGDIVTPEGYLLEPTINIPENATSISIGTDGTVSVTLPGEVETSEVGNIELARFINPSGLKSIGNNIYLQTGASGEPTTGVPGEDGIGSIAQGVLEMSNVNVVEEMVNMITGQRAYEINSKAIQTGDEMLQIVNNLK; translated from the coding sequence ATGTTAAGAGCACTTTGGACAGCAGCAAGTGGGATGACTACCCAACAAATTAATATTGATAATATTGCAAATAACTTAGCAAACGTAAATAATGCAGGGTTTAAAAAATCAAGAGTTAACTTTCAGGATTTGCTATATCAGGAGCTTCGTCCCGCTGGCGCAATAACTGCTACGGGCATTTCTCACCCTACGGGGATACAGATAGGTCTTGGTTCAAATGTTGTGGCAACTGAAAAGATTTTCAGCCAGGGCAACTTCCAGCAAACAGGTAACATGCTTGATATTGCAATTGAGGGGGACGGTTTTTTTCAGGTTACGCTTCCTGACGGCAATATCGGTTACACAAGAGCAGGTTCATTCAAACTCAACAGCGATGGAGATATAGTTACTCCTGAAGGTTATTTACTTGAGCCAACAATAAATATTCCTGAAAATGCCACAAGTATTTCTATCGGGACTGATGGGACGGTTTCAGTTACTTTACCCGGAGAGGTTGAGACATCTGAAGTAGGAAATATCGAGCTTGCAAGATTTATAAACCCATCAGGTTTGAAATCTATCGGGAACAATATCTATCTTCAGACAGGTGCTAGCGGTGAGCCTACGACTGGTGTGCCGGGTGAAGACGGTATCGGTAGCATTGCTCAGGGTGTACTTGAAATGAGTAATGTAAATGTGGTGGAAGAGATGGTTAATATGATTACCGGTCAAAGGGCATATGAGATAAATTCCAAGGCGATTCAGACCGGAGACGAGATGCTTCAGATAGTTAATAATTTGAAATAA